A stretch of the Takifugu flavidus isolate HTHZ2018 chromosome 1, ASM371156v2, whole genome shotgun sequence genome encodes the following:
- the LOC130523302 gene encoding signal transducer and activator of transcription 1-alpha/beta-like, with protein MAQWQKLLRLDRGLQSRVIQLYEGRFPRDIRHWLCSQIESHNWCLAAVDEGEARACFQSLLEYLEEQRERSARENTMLLEPDYAGMRDYLLKNFQDWPKNLALILSECLKEEKKILNSASEEQAQPKGTHLDSKINHLKSLTLEIKKQNKSLEDIYEGLEFIQDACRDQGVTEGMKKRVPEEQHIGLARSLANVEEKCQKQANIITQKKQMLLQSTMNIVKVAEEIVQTLTDVELPAWKRRQQLSCIGSPVNTSLEDLQSWFSSVMEMLLELREQLQKLQQQDRKYNSAEVSQFSAPLEEIEKAASSLCIRLLQSALVVEKQPIMSKLAQRPLIVKTGVRFTVSVRFLANLPKFKYQLKVKPVFDKHVEEDSTTKGFRRFSVSKDDFKVLDEDTPGGGLVAEFCHMSLKEAKVKSKGSPETRVGVTEELHLVNFVTDFRHAGLECTIEASTLPVVVISSSNQVGSAWASIMWCSVLCTSEPMNLSLFVDPPPLKWTELSQVLSWQFLTVGQRELDENQLADLKDKLADPDDLVHWTKFSKDDNAWIWIDGILDLIKKHLVDLWRDGLIMGFVSRKKTLALLREKPNGTFLLRFSESSKEGAITFSWVEHINGDTHVHAVQPCVKEELSIICLADVINLYSLRPQNCASSNPLVYLYPDIPKDRAFKRFYRITEHLNKTLNGYVLRPLVPMSMCPTPPPSPPPETMEVDVNVTPDVIDFLEELFPEMFTAEHPPAP; from the exons ATGGCTCAATGGCAGAAACTGCTGCGGTTGGATCGGGGGCTCCAGAGTCGTGTGATCCAGCTCTATGAGGGAAGGTTCCCCAGAGACATACGACATTGGCTGTGCTCTCAGATAGAGAGTCACAACTG GTGTTTGGCTGCAGTGGACGAAGGTGAAGCCAGAGCTTGTTTCCAGTCACTCCTGGAGTATttggaggaacagagggagcGTTCGGCACGGGAAAACACCATGTTACTGGAACCTGACTATGCCGGGATGAGAGACTACCTGCTG aaAAACTTTCAAGATTGGCCAAAAAACTTGGCCTTGATCTTGTCTGAGTGcctgaaagaggaaaagaaaattcTGAATTCTGCTTCTGAGGAACAG GCTCAACCCAAAGGGACACATCTTGACAGTAAGATCAATCATCTGAAGAGTCTGACTTTG GagataaagaaacaaaataagTCTCTCGAGGACATATACGAAGGACTGGAATTCATACAagacgcctgcagagaccaagGCGTCACAGAGGGCATGAAGAAGAGGGTTCCAGAGGAGCAGCACATTGGACTGGCCCGGTCTCTTGCTAACGTGGAGGAGAAATGTCAGAAACAGGCCAATATTAtcacccaaaaaaaacag atgttgctgcagtcCACAATGAACATTGTAAAAGTGGCAGAGGAGATTGTGCAGACCCTCACAGATGTGGAGCTGCCCGCGTGGAAGCGCAGGCAGCAGTTGTCCTGCATTGGGAGTCCAGTCAACACCTCTCTTGAGGATCTTCAGAGCTG GTTCTCCTCTGTCATGGAAATGCTCCTGGAGCTGCGCGAACAGCTtcagaaacttcagcagcaggacaggaagtacaACAGCGCAGAGGTCTCACAATTCTCTGCTCCCCTGGAGGAGATCGAGAAAGCTGCCTCCTCCTTGTGCATCAGGCTGCTTCAGAG CGCTCTGGTGGTTGAGAAACAGCCGATCATGTCCAAGTTAGCTCAGCGCCCACTCATAGTCAAGACCGGAGTGCGATTCACCGTGTCAGTAAG GTTCTTGGCAAACCTTCCAAAATTCAAGTACCAGCTCAAAGTCAAACCTGTATTCGACAA GCACGTTGAAGAGGACAGCACCACTAAAGG GTTCCGTCGATTTAGCGTCAGCAAGGACGACTTTAAGGTCCTGGACGAGGACACGCCGGGTGGAGGCTTGGTGGCAGAATTTTGTCACATG TCACTTAAAGAAGCCAAAGTGAAGTCCAAAGGGTCTCCTGAG ACTCGTGTGGGGGTCACCGAAGAACTCCACCTGGTTAACTTTGTGACCGATTTCCGGCATGCTGGCCTGGAGTGCACCATCGAG GCCAGCACCCTGCCCGTGGTGGTGATCTCCAGCAGTAATCAGGTGGGCAGCGCCTGGGCCTCCATCATGTGGTGCAGCGTGCTCTGCACCAGCGAACCAATG AACCTGTCACTGTTTGTGGACCCACCCCCCCTCAAATGGACAGAGCTGTCACAGGTTCTGAGCTGGCAGTTTTTGACCGTTGGCCAACGAGAGCTTGATGAAAACCAGCTCGCAGATCTCAAAGACAAACTCGCGG ATCCTGATGATCTTGTTCACTGGACCAAGTTTTCCAAG gatgaCAATGCCTGGATTTGGATTGATGGCATCCTAGATTTGATCAAGAAACACTTGGTGGACCTTTGGAGGGATGG CTTGATCATGGGGTTCGTGAGCAGGAAGAAAACACTGGCCCTTTTACGGGAGAAGCCCAACGGCACCTTTCTGCTCCGTTTCAGCGAGAGCAGCAAAGAAGGGGCCATCACCTTCAGCTGGGTGGAGCACATCAATGGCG acacgcacgtgcacgctgtGCAGCCGTGCGTCAAAGAGGAGCTGTCAATAATATGTCTGGCGGACGTCATCAACCTCTACAGTCTGAGACCTCAGAACTGTGCGTCCAGTAACCCGCTGGTCTACCTTTACCCAGACATCCCTAAAGACCGCGCCTTTAAACGCTTCTACAGGATAACTG AACACTTGAATAAGACCCTCAACGGTTACGTGTTGAGACCACTCGTCCCCATGTCCAT gTGTCCTACGCCACCGCCGTCGCCTCCTCCCGAGACGATGGAAGTGGATGTAAACGTAACT CCTGATGTCATTGACTTCTTAGAGGAACTCTTCCCTGAAATGTTCACTGCGGAACATCCTCCTGCACCCTGA
- the stat4 gene encoding signal transducer and activator of transcription 4 isoform X3, which translates to MKMIQQQLQVKYSSSPVNMARVISTCLREERRILSSVCMQEQGPLEKSLQNSVAFERQKNMDNRVGIIRGTVQLMDQAVKYIEDMQEDFDFRYKTLQSRDSTDRNADCIKQEVTRLQDMLNRLDFKRKEILSKMDVAVKEIEDLMTSQLSPELQDWKRRQQIAAIGGPLLTGLDQLQNWFTLTAQSLFQIKRQLDKLGELVIKVTYECDPIPLQKPQLEERVKYLLYHLIKSSFVVEKQPCMPPHPQKPLIIKTGVQFTTKVRLLVKLPEVDYQLKVKTIFDKDLPPGRVSRQFFILTNNTKVMDIEDYSNGCLSVEFRHLQLKEKKYINGTKGNEGLLSVTEELHSLSFEACFTVQGLTIDLETSSLPLVVISNVSQLPGGWASVVWYNLLTDEPRNLAFFCNPPRATWSQLSEVLSWQFSTLAGQGLTKEQLSTLGEKLLGQHASCSEYHVSWSKFAKENIPGKPFSFWMWLDSILELIKKHLLPVWNANYIMGFVSKEMERNLLKDREPGTFLLRFSESHLGGITFTWVEHKDNGEVKFNSVEPYTKNRLSALPFVDIIRDYKVISDGVVPENPLKFLYPDIPKDEAFGRLYNSQRSKVYPYIPSTLIPISVRENSSTTPASNQSPELPMTLGEFDLLREQLCFDLDTMSPPYSE; encoded by the exons ATGAAAATgatccaacagcagctgcag GTGAAATACTCCAGCAGCCCTGTCAATATGGCCAGGGTTATTTCTACGTGCCTGAGAGAAGAACGTCGTATCCTCTCCAGCGTCTGCATGCAAGAACAG GGTCCACTGGAGAAATCCTTACAGAACTCTGTGGCCTTTGAGAGGCAGAAGAACATGGATAACAGAGTCGGAATCATCAGAGGCACCGTGCAG TTGATGGACCAGGCTGTGAAATACATAGAGGACATGCAAGAAGATTTTGATTTCCGATACAAGACTCTTCAGTCTCGAG ACTCCACAGATCGGAACGCTGACTgcataaaacaggaagtgacgcgaCTGCAGGACATGCTCAACAGACTGGACTTCAAGAGGAAG GAGATTCTGTCAAAAATGGACGTCGCTGTCAAGGAGATCGAAGACCTGATGACCTCTCAGCTCAGCCCGGAGCTGCAGGACTGGAAGAGGCGCCAGCAGATTGCCGCCATCGGCGGTCCACTGCTGACTGGTCTCGACCAGCTGCAGAACTG GTTCACTCTGACCGCCCAGAGCCTCTTCCAGATCAAACGGCAGCTGGACAAACTGGGGGAACTGGTCATAAAGGTCACCTACGAATGCGACCCGATCCCCCTGCAAAAGCCCCAACTGGAGGAGCGAGTCAAGTACCTGCTCTACCACCTCATCAAGAG CTCCTTTGTGGTGGAGAAGCAGCCGTGCATGCCCCCGCATCCGCAGAAACCCCTGATCATCAAGACCGGCGTGCAGTTCACCACCAAAGTCAG GCTCCTGGTTAAACTTCCAGAAGTTGATTATCAGCTCAAAGTCAAAACAATATTTGACAA ggACCTCCCTCCAGGAAGAGT AAGTCGTCAGTTTTTCATCCTGACCAACAACACTAAAGTCATGGACATTGAGGATTATTCCAACGGCTGCCTCTCCGTGGAGTTCAGACACTTG CAactaaaagagaagaaatataTTAACGGAACAAAGGGCAACGAG GGCCTGCTGTCTGTGACCGAGGAGCTTCACTCCCTCAGTTTCGAGGCTTGTTTCACGGTGCAGGGCCTCACCATCGACCTGGAG ACTTCTTCTCTACCATTGGTGGTCATCTCTAATGTGAGCCAGCTGCCTGGAGGCTGGGCGTCCGTCGTGTGGTACAACCTCCTGACTGATGAACCCAGG AACCTGGCCTTCTTCTGCAACCCGCCTCGGGCCACCTGGAGCCAGCTCTCCGAGGTCCTCAGCTGGCAGTTCTCCACCCTCGCTGGTCAAGGCCTAACCAAGGAGCAGCTGAGCACGCTCGGAGAAAAACTCCTCG GTCAGCACGCCTCCTGCAGCGAGTATCATGTGTCCTGGTCAAAGTTTGCTAAG GAGAACATTCCAGGAAAGCCCTTCAGTTTCTGGATGTGGCTGGACTCCATCCTGGAGCTCATTAAAAAGCACCTGCTGCCAGTCTGGAATGCCAA CTACATCATGGGGTTCGTGAGTAAAGAGATGGAACGGAATCTGCTCAAGGACAGAGAACCCGGAACGTTCCTGCTGCGCTTCAGCGAGAGCCACCTCGGAGGAATCACCTTCACCTGGGTGGAGCACAAGGACAACG GAGAAGTGAAGTTCAACTCCGTGGAGCCCTACACCAAAAACCGCCTCAGCGCTCTGCCCTTTGTCGACATCATCCGAGACTACAAGGTGATCTCGGACGGCGTGGTCCCGGAGAACCCGCTCAAGTTCCTCTACCCCGACATCCCCAAGGACGAGGCCTTCGGTCGGCTGTACAACAGCCAGAGAAGCAAAG TTTACCCGTACATCCCGTCTACGCTGATCCCCATCTCAGTGCG TGAGAACTCGAGCACCACGCCAGCTTCCAATCAGTCTCCAGAGCTGCCGATGACTCTCGGGGAGTTCGACTTGCTCCGCGAGCAGCTGTGTTTTGATCTCGACACC ATGAGTCCTCCATATTCAGAGTAA
- the stat4 gene encoding signal transducer and activator of transcription 4 isoform X1, giving the protein MSQWKQIQNLEIRLLEHVDYLYDDNFPMDIRQVLASWLESQDWDTAASDESLSAVLFNNLLSQLDRVRAHELNFLQRHNMKMIQQQLQVKYSSSPVNMARVISTCLREERRILSSVCMQEQGPLEKSLQNSVAFERQKNMDNRVGIIRGTVQLMDQAVKYIEDMQEDFDFRYKTLQSRDSTDRNADCIKQEVTRLQDMLNRLDFKRKEILSKMDVAVKEIEDLMTSQLSPELQDWKRRQQIAAIGGPLLTGLDQLQNWFTLTAQSLFQIKRQLDKLGELVIKVTYECDPIPLQKPQLEERVKYLLYHLIKSSFVVEKQPCMPPHPQKPLIIKTGVQFTTKVRLLVKLPEVDYQLKVKTIFDKDLPPGRVSRQFFILTNNTKVMDIEDYSNGCLSVEFRHLQLKEKKYINGTKGNEGLLSVTEELHSLSFEACFTVQGLTIDLETSSLPLVVISNVSQLPGGWASVVWYNLLTDEPRNLAFFCNPPRATWSQLSEVLSWQFSTLAGQGLTKEQLSTLGEKLLGQHASCSEYHVSWSKFAKENIPGKPFSFWMWLDSILELIKKHLLPVWNANYIMGFVSKEMERNLLKDREPGTFLLRFSESHLGGITFTWVEHKDNGEVKFNSVEPYTKNRLSALPFVDIIRDYKVISDGVVPENPLKFLYPDIPKDEAFGRLYNSQRSKVYPYIPSTLIPISVRENSSTTPASNQSPELPMTLGEFDLLREQLCFDLDTMSPPYSE; this is encoded by the exons ATGAGCCAGTGGAAGCAGATCCAGAATCTGGAGATCAGACTCCTAGAACATGTGGACTATTTGTATGATGACAACTTCCCCATGGACATCAGGCAGGTTCTGGCCAGCTGGCTGGAGTCTCAGGATTG GGACACAGCTGCCAGTGATGAATCCCTGTCAGCTGTGCTCTTCAACAATCTGCTTTCGCAGCTGGACCGGGTCCGCGCGCACGAGTTGAACTTCCTGCAAAGACACAACATGAAAATgatccaacagcagctgcag GTGAAATACTCCAGCAGCCCTGTCAATATGGCCAGGGTTATTTCTACGTGCCTGAGAGAAGAACGTCGTATCCTCTCCAGCGTCTGCATGCAAGAACAG GGTCCACTGGAGAAATCCTTACAGAACTCTGTGGCCTTTGAGAGGCAGAAGAACATGGATAACAGAGTCGGAATCATCAGAGGCACCGTGCAG TTGATGGACCAGGCTGTGAAATACATAGAGGACATGCAAGAAGATTTTGATTTCCGATACAAGACTCTTCAGTCTCGAG ACTCCACAGATCGGAACGCTGACTgcataaaacaggaagtgacgcgaCTGCAGGACATGCTCAACAGACTGGACTTCAAGAGGAAG GAGATTCTGTCAAAAATGGACGTCGCTGTCAAGGAGATCGAAGACCTGATGACCTCTCAGCTCAGCCCGGAGCTGCAGGACTGGAAGAGGCGCCAGCAGATTGCCGCCATCGGCGGTCCACTGCTGACTGGTCTCGACCAGCTGCAGAACTG GTTCACTCTGACCGCCCAGAGCCTCTTCCAGATCAAACGGCAGCTGGACAAACTGGGGGAACTGGTCATAAAGGTCACCTACGAATGCGACCCGATCCCCCTGCAAAAGCCCCAACTGGAGGAGCGAGTCAAGTACCTGCTCTACCACCTCATCAAGAG CTCCTTTGTGGTGGAGAAGCAGCCGTGCATGCCCCCGCATCCGCAGAAACCCCTGATCATCAAGACCGGCGTGCAGTTCACCACCAAAGTCAG GCTCCTGGTTAAACTTCCAGAAGTTGATTATCAGCTCAAAGTCAAAACAATATTTGACAA ggACCTCCCTCCAGGAAGAGT AAGTCGTCAGTTTTTCATCCTGACCAACAACACTAAAGTCATGGACATTGAGGATTATTCCAACGGCTGCCTCTCCGTGGAGTTCAGACACTTG CAactaaaagagaagaaatataTTAACGGAACAAAGGGCAACGAG GGCCTGCTGTCTGTGACCGAGGAGCTTCACTCCCTCAGTTTCGAGGCTTGTTTCACGGTGCAGGGCCTCACCATCGACCTGGAG ACTTCTTCTCTACCATTGGTGGTCATCTCTAATGTGAGCCAGCTGCCTGGAGGCTGGGCGTCCGTCGTGTGGTACAACCTCCTGACTGATGAACCCAGG AACCTGGCCTTCTTCTGCAACCCGCCTCGGGCCACCTGGAGCCAGCTCTCCGAGGTCCTCAGCTGGCAGTTCTCCACCCTCGCTGGTCAAGGCCTAACCAAGGAGCAGCTGAGCACGCTCGGAGAAAAACTCCTCG GTCAGCACGCCTCCTGCAGCGAGTATCATGTGTCCTGGTCAAAGTTTGCTAAG GAGAACATTCCAGGAAAGCCCTTCAGTTTCTGGATGTGGCTGGACTCCATCCTGGAGCTCATTAAAAAGCACCTGCTGCCAGTCTGGAATGCCAA CTACATCATGGGGTTCGTGAGTAAAGAGATGGAACGGAATCTGCTCAAGGACAGAGAACCCGGAACGTTCCTGCTGCGCTTCAGCGAGAGCCACCTCGGAGGAATCACCTTCACCTGGGTGGAGCACAAGGACAACG GAGAAGTGAAGTTCAACTCCGTGGAGCCCTACACCAAAAACCGCCTCAGCGCTCTGCCCTTTGTCGACATCATCCGAGACTACAAGGTGATCTCGGACGGCGTGGTCCCGGAGAACCCGCTCAAGTTCCTCTACCCCGACATCCCCAAGGACGAGGCCTTCGGTCGGCTGTACAACAGCCAGAGAAGCAAAG TTTACCCGTACATCCCGTCTACGCTGATCCCCATCTCAGTGCG TGAGAACTCGAGCACCACGCCAGCTTCCAATCAGTCTCCAGAGCTGCCGATGACTCTCGGGGAGTTCGACTTGCTCCGCGAGCAGCTGTGTTTTGATCTCGACACC ATGAGTCCTCCATATTCAGAGTAA
- the stat4 gene encoding signal transducer and activator of transcription 4 isoform X2 has translation MSQWKQIQNLEIRLLEHVDYLYDDNFPMDIRQVLASWLESQDWDTAASDESLSAVLFNNLLSQLDRVRAHELNFLQRHNMKMIQQQLQVKYSSSPVNMARVISTCLREERRILSSVCMQEQGPLEKSLQNSVAFERQKNMDNRVGIIRGTVQLMDQAVKYIEDMQEDFDFRYKTLQSRDRNADCIKQEVTRLQDMLNRLDFKRKEILSKMDVAVKEIEDLMTSQLSPELQDWKRRQQIAAIGGPLLTGLDQLQNWFTLTAQSLFQIKRQLDKLGELVIKVTYECDPIPLQKPQLEERVKYLLYHLIKSSFVVEKQPCMPPHPQKPLIIKTGVQFTTKVRLLVKLPEVDYQLKVKTIFDKDLPPGRVSRQFFILTNNTKVMDIEDYSNGCLSVEFRHLQLKEKKYINGTKGNEGLLSVTEELHSLSFEACFTVQGLTIDLETSSLPLVVISNVSQLPGGWASVVWYNLLTDEPRNLAFFCNPPRATWSQLSEVLSWQFSTLAGQGLTKEQLSTLGEKLLGQHASCSEYHVSWSKFAKENIPGKPFSFWMWLDSILELIKKHLLPVWNANYIMGFVSKEMERNLLKDREPGTFLLRFSESHLGGITFTWVEHKDNGEVKFNSVEPYTKNRLSALPFVDIIRDYKVISDGVVPENPLKFLYPDIPKDEAFGRLYNSQRSKVYPYIPSTLIPISVRENSSTTPASNQSPELPMTLGEFDLLREQLCFDLDTMSPPYSE, from the exons ATGAGCCAGTGGAAGCAGATCCAGAATCTGGAGATCAGACTCCTAGAACATGTGGACTATTTGTATGATGACAACTTCCCCATGGACATCAGGCAGGTTCTGGCCAGCTGGCTGGAGTCTCAGGATTG GGACACAGCTGCCAGTGATGAATCCCTGTCAGCTGTGCTCTTCAACAATCTGCTTTCGCAGCTGGACCGGGTCCGCGCGCACGAGTTGAACTTCCTGCAAAGACACAACATGAAAATgatccaacagcagctgcag GTGAAATACTCCAGCAGCCCTGTCAATATGGCCAGGGTTATTTCTACGTGCCTGAGAGAAGAACGTCGTATCCTCTCCAGCGTCTGCATGCAAGAACAG GGTCCACTGGAGAAATCCTTACAGAACTCTGTGGCCTTTGAGAGGCAGAAGAACATGGATAACAGAGTCGGAATCATCAGAGGCACCGTGCAG TTGATGGACCAGGCTGTGAAATACATAGAGGACATGCAAGAAGATTTTGATTTCCGATACAAGACTCTTCAGTCTCGAG ATCGGAACGCTGACTgcataaaacaggaagtgacgcgaCTGCAGGACATGCTCAACAGACTGGACTTCAAGAGGAAG GAGATTCTGTCAAAAATGGACGTCGCTGTCAAGGAGATCGAAGACCTGATGACCTCTCAGCTCAGCCCGGAGCTGCAGGACTGGAAGAGGCGCCAGCAGATTGCCGCCATCGGCGGTCCACTGCTGACTGGTCTCGACCAGCTGCAGAACTG GTTCACTCTGACCGCCCAGAGCCTCTTCCAGATCAAACGGCAGCTGGACAAACTGGGGGAACTGGTCATAAAGGTCACCTACGAATGCGACCCGATCCCCCTGCAAAAGCCCCAACTGGAGGAGCGAGTCAAGTACCTGCTCTACCACCTCATCAAGAG CTCCTTTGTGGTGGAGAAGCAGCCGTGCATGCCCCCGCATCCGCAGAAACCCCTGATCATCAAGACCGGCGTGCAGTTCACCACCAAAGTCAG GCTCCTGGTTAAACTTCCAGAAGTTGATTATCAGCTCAAAGTCAAAACAATATTTGACAA ggACCTCCCTCCAGGAAGAGT AAGTCGTCAGTTTTTCATCCTGACCAACAACACTAAAGTCATGGACATTGAGGATTATTCCAACGGCTGCCTCTCCGTGGAGTTCAGACACTTG CAactaaaagagaagaaatataTTAACGGAACAAAGGGCAACGAG GGCCTGCTGTCTGTGACCGAGGAGCTTCACTCCCTCAGTTTCGAGGCTTGTTTCACGGTGCAGGGCCTCACCATCGACCTGGAG ACTTCTTCTCTACCATTGGTGGTCATCTCTAATGTGAGCCAGCTGCCTGGAGGCTGGGCGTCCGTCGTGTGGTACAACCTCCTGACTGATGAACCCAGG AACCTGGCCTTCTTCTGCAACCCGCCTCGGGCCACCTGGAGCCAGCTCTCCGAGGTCCTCAGCTGGCAGTTCTCCACCCTCGCTGGTCAAGGCCTAACCAAGGAGCAGCTGAGCACGCTCGGAGAAAAACTCCTCG GTCAGCACGCCTCCTGCAGCGAGTATCATGTGTCCTGGTCAAAGTTTGCTAAG GAGAACATTCCAGGAAAGCCCTTCAGTTTCTGGATGTGGCTGGACTCCATCCTGGAGCTCATTAAAAAGCACCTGCTGCCAGTCTGGAATGCCAA CTACATCATGGGGTTCGTGAGTAAAGAGATGGAACGGAATCTGCTCAAGGACAGAGAACCCGGAACGTTCCTGCTGCGCTTCAGCGAGAGCCACCTCGGAGGAATCACCTTCACCTGGGTGGAGCACAAGGACAACG GAGAAGTGAAGTTCAACTCCGTGGAGCCCTACACCAAAAACCGCCTCAGCGCTCTGCCCTTTGTCGACATCATCCGAGACTACAAGGTGATCTCGGACGGCGTGGTCCCGGAGAACCCGCTCAAGTTCCTCTACCCCGACATCCCCAAGGACGAGGCCTTCGGTCGGCTGTACAACAGCCAGAGAAGCAAAG TTTACCCGTACATCCCGTCTACGCTGATCCCCATCTCAGTGCG TGAGAACTCGAGCACCACGCCAGCTTCCAATCAGTCTCCAGAGCTGCCGATGACTCTCGGGGAGTTCGACTTGCTCCGCGAGCAGCTGTGTTTTGATCTCGACACC ATGAGTCCTCCATATTCAGAGTAA